From one Synechocystis sp. PCC 6803 substr. PCC-P genomic stretch:
- a CDS encoding PP2C family protein-serine/threonine phosphatase, giving the protein MVILKELVAKLYREQNKVQDLLGAMGYALRSLHNLNQFLELTPLMATRVTDADGSALVLMREGEISIFEQIHGHKNSLKGTIKGALQKARQVNLTLDSSTVLSYFDRQLRQELPAIACYNTPILSHQEEVGRLYIFSQDRNYSWTPTRRKLLQLISDQTAVAIANSDLNQKLRSRESQDRELEIASEIQNQLLPRCCPQINGLDIAAQCKTASRVGGDYYDFIPANYDQLRQGDWLCRNTSHLGVPWSIVIGDVMGKGVPAGLIMTMTRGMLRAEVLNRHSPAQILNHLNRVMYADLENSHRFVTLFYSEYNPETSILSYSNAAHNPPLLWRAGSDSPQCLIPLDTEGALIGLESDSNYRDAQIQLVPGDVVLYYTDGLTDAGNAKGDRFDDKNLRIAFQRACETAQTAQGILTEIFTSVEAFVGSDNSHQTDKIPARDDMTLVVLRVKSTE; this is encoded by the coding sequence TCATTCTCAAGGAGTTGGTGGCTAAGTTGTACCGGGAACAAAATAAAGTGCAGGATCTGTTGGGGGCCATGGGCTACGCCCTGCGGAGTTTACATAATCTGAATCAGTTTCTGGAATTGACCCCTCTGATGGCCACCAGGGTCACCGATGCCGATGGCAGTGCTTTAGTTCTAATGAGAGAGGGGGAAATATCTATCTTTGAACAAATCCATGGCCACAAAAATAGTCTTAAGGGCACCATTAAAGGCGCTTTGCAGAAGGCCCGCCAGGTTAACCTCACATTGGATTCTTCCACTGTCCTGAGTTATTTTGACCGTCAATTGCGCCAAGAATTACCGGCGATCGCCTGTTATAACACCCCCATTTTGAGTCACCAAGAGGAAGTGGGCCGCTTATATATCTTTAGTCAAGATCGTAACTATAGCTGGACTCCCACCCGTCGTAAGTTACTACAGCTAATTTCTGATCAAACCGCTGTGGCGATCGCCAATAGTGATTTAAACCAAAAGTTGAGATCCAGAGAAAGTCAGGATCGGGAATTGGAAATTGCTTCAGAAATTCAAAATCAACTATTGCCCCGTTGTTGTCCCCAAATTAATGGTTTGGACATTGCTGCCCAGTGTAAAACCGCCAGTCGGGTAGGTGGGGATTACTACGATTTCATTCCTGCCAACTATGACCAACTGCGCCAGGGGGATTGGTTATGTCGTAACACAAGCCATTTGGGGGTGCCCTGGAGTATTGTCATCGGCGATGTCATGGGTAAAGGAGTACCGGCGGGTCTAATTATGACCATGACTAGGGGGATGCTGCGGGCAGAAGTGCTGAACCGCCATAGTCCAGCCCAAATTCTTAACCACCTCAACCGGGTAATGTATGCCGACCTGGAAAATTCCCATCGCTTTGTCACCTTGTTTTATTCTGAATATAACCCCGAAACGAGCATACTTTCCTATAGCAACGCCGCCCATAACCCTCCCCTATTGTGGCGGGCCGGCAGTGACAGCCCCCAATGTTTAATTCCCCTGGATACGGAAGGAGCTTTAATCGGCTTGGAGTCGGATTCCAATTACCGGGATGCCCAGATTCAGCTTGTTCCCGGGGACGTGGTTCTGTACTATACCGATGGTCTGACCGATGCGGGCAATGCCAAAGGCGATCGATTCGACGACAAAAATCTCCGCATTGCTTTCCAACGGGCCTGTGAAACCGCCCAAACTGCCCAGGGTATCCTTACGGAAATTTTCACTTCGGTGGAAGCATTTGTGGGCTCAGACAATAGTCATCAAACCGATAAAATCCCCGCCCGAGACGATATGACATTGGTCGTTCTGCGGGTAAAATCGACGGAGTGA